The following coding sequences lie in one Rhizobium rhododendri genomic window:
- a CDS encoding alpha/beta fold hydrolase, whose protein sequence is MLSFLVLVALVLAAAFAYTAVKARAITEANPNIGNLIDIGGYSINALHLKRPDGADLPPLVFIHGASGNLRDQMQAFASPLEGRAEMLFVDRPGHGYSERGGPDNAFPSGQADAIAKLMDKLQIGPAIIVGHSFGGAIAAAFAVRHPRMTAGLLFLAPATHPWPGGVDWYYRLASAPVLGWIFAHTLVIPAGLRKLDQGTIGVFSPNPRPRDYIEKTAPALVLRPDVFRNNARDVVNLLGYVTRESQRYREIKAPTVIITGDSDDVVLAELHSIGLERDIVGAELITIRNLGHKPDYIANDVAIAAIEHLAGTPRDLKQVARLAEIRIAAEISSDPSPATRA, encoded by the coding sequence TGTCAAGGCCCGGGCCATCACCGAGGCCAATCCGAACATCGGCAACCTCATCGACATCGGCGGCTACAGTATCAATGCTCTCCACCTGAAGCGCCCTGACGGCGCGGACCTGCCGCCTCTCGTCTTCATTCATGGCGCCAGCGGCAATCTGCGCGACCAGATGCAGGCCTTCGCCAGCCCTCTCGAAGGCCGCGCCGAAATGCTCTTCGTTGACCGCCCGGGCCACGGCTATTCCGAACGCGGCGGGCCAGACAATGCCTTTCCGTCCGGACAGGCCGATGCCATCGCAAAGTTGATGGATAAACTGCAAATCGGCCCCGCCATAATAGTAGGCCACTCCTTCGGCGGCGCAATTGCCGCAGCCTTTGCGGTTCGCCATCCCCGAATGACCGCTGGCCTGCTGTTTCTGGCACCGGCCACCCATCCCTGGCCCGGCGGTGTCGACTGGTACTACCGGCTGGCGTCTGCGCCCGTCCTCGGCTGGATCTTCGCGCACACGCTGGTCATCCCGGCCGGCCTCCGGAAGCTCGACCAGGGCACCATCGGCGTCTTCAGCCCCAACCCGCGGCCGCGCGACTACATCGAAAAGACTGCGCCGGCTCTGGTCTTGCGGCCAGATGTCTTCCGCAACAACGCCCGGGACGTCGTCAACCTGCTTGGCTATGTGACGCGCGAATCGCAGCGATACCGGGAGATCAAGGCGCCCACCGTCATCATCACCGGCGATTCGGACGACGTGGTGCTTGCCGAACTCCATTCCATCGGCCTCGAGCGCGACATCGTCGGCGCCGAACTGATCACCATCCGCAACCTCGGCCACAAGCCCGATTACATCGCCAACGACGTCGCCATTGCCGCCATCGAACATCTCGCCGGTACGCCCCGCGACCTGAAGCAGGTGGCCCGCCTCGCGGAAATACGAATTGCCGCCGAGATCAGTTCGGACCCGTCTCCAGCTACCCGTGCCTGA
- a CDS encoding LysR substrate-binding domain-containing protein — protein MSYPVFDLDILRSFVAGIELGTFAKAAERVGRSTSAVSAQIKKLEEQAGRPIFRKAGRGLALTEAGETLLAYAHRLLDLNDEAVTAVQGMELEGWVRLGLQEDFGEALLPEVLGRFARAHPKVRIEARVVRNVELMERVRSGRLDLALAWSNGERTAHCELVGEVPMCWVGPMDGRIDWMADSGEPMPLATLEAPCLLRTAATKAMDSVGLGWRVAFVSPSLGGLWAATAAGLGITVRTPLGLPGTVRPLFDGELGLPSLPKLDLVLHRAAADQSPATQRLAAIILEALRPSLAAFRHG, from the coding sequence GTGAGCTACCCTGTCTTCGATCTCGATATTCTGAGAAGCTTCGTCGCGGGCATCGAGCTCGGTACCTTTGCCAAAGCGGCGGAGCGTGTCGGGCGTTCGACGTCGGCCGTCAGTGCGCAGATCAAGAAACTCGAGGAGCAGGCGGGGAGGCCGATTTTTCGCAAGGCCGGCCGTGGGCTGGCGCTGACCGAAGCCGGCGAAACGCTGCTCGCCTATGCACACCGGCTGCTCGACCTCAACGATGAAGCGGTTACGGCGGTGCAGGGGATGGAACTCGAAGGCTGGGTCCGGCTCGGCCTGCAGGAGGATTTTGGCGAAGCGCTGCTTCCCGAAGTTCTCGGTCGCTTTGCCCGCGCTCATCCGAAAGTGCGCATCGAGGCTCGGGTGGTACGCAACGTCGAGCTGATGGAGCGGGTCCGGTCCGGCCGGCTCGATCTGGCACTGGCGTGGAGCAATGGCGAGCGGACCGCCCATTGCGAACTTGTCGGCGAGGTGCCTATGTGCTGGGTGGGGCCGATGGACGGCCGGATCGACTGGATGGCTGATAGCGGCGAACCGATGCCGCTCGCCACGCTCGAGGCGCCTTGCCTGCTCAGGACCGCCGCGACAAAGGCGATGGATAGTGTTGGGCTCGGCTGGCGGGTTGCTTTCGTCAGCCCCAGTCTCGGTGGCCTGTGGGCAGCGACAGCGGCCGGTCTCGGGATAACGGTGCGCACGCCGCTCGGTTTGCCCGGTACGGTGCGGCCGCTGTTTGACGGAGAGCTCGGGCTGCCGTCGTTGCCGAAGCTAGACCTCGTGCTGCACCGTGCTGCGGCGGATCAAAGTCCCGCCACCCAGCGCCTCGCTGCCATTATTCTGGAAGCGTTGCGTCCGTCACTTGCAGCATTCAGGCACGGGTAG
- a CDS encoding tautomerase family protein: MPITRISLMRGKSPEYLATLCDTFHRAMVETFDVPSADRFHVIHQCSPGELVFDRDYLAGPRSDDYLFFDITIGKPRTAEVKQAFYRRVTELLGDTLDIRAADVMIVITTTGREDWSFGNGRAQMIEVA, from the coding sequence ATGCCCATTACCCGAATTTCCCTGATGCGTGGCAAATCGCCAGAATACCTCGCGACGCTGTGCGACACGTTTCACCGCGCAATGGTCGAGACTTTCGATGTCCCTTCCGCCGACCGGTTTCACGTCATCCACCAGTGCTCGCCCGGCGAACTGGTCTTTGACCGCGACTACCTCGCCGGACCGCGCTCGGACGATTACCTGTTTTTCGACATCACCATCGGCAAGCCACGCACCGCCGAGGTCAAGCAGGCATTCTATCGACGGGTGACGGAGCTGCTCGGCGACACCCTAGATATCCGTGCGGCGGACGTTATGATCGTCATCACCACCACCGGGCGCGAGGACTGGTCGTTCGGCAACGGCCGCGCCCAGATGATAGAGGTGGCATAA
- a CDS encoding cupin domain-containing protein: MPQSKLDRVHRAGEARQQAPEGISSQPFLLETLIPASENGLGAMIAMLKPGTLTHWHSHPHGQILYVLSGIALVQCDGGAVEQLHAGDCIRFEPGEHHWHGSGVTTSLTYLSVQAAHEGTAVTWFEPVTEGDRQ, encoded by the coding sequence ATGCCGCAAAGCAAATTGGACCGCGTCCATAGAGCCGGCGAGGCTCGGCAGCAGGCACCCGAGGGGATATCCAGCCAGCCATTTTTGCTGGAGACGCTCATCCCGGCGTCTGAGAATGGGCTCGGCGCCATGATCGCCATGCTCAAGCCTGGAACGCTGACCCACTGGCACAGCCATCCGCACGGCCAGATCCTCTACGTGCTCTCCGGCATCGCCTTGGTGCAGTGTGACGGCGGAGCGGTCGAGCAGCTGCATGCCGGCGACTGCATCCGTTTCGAGCCAGGCGAGCACCACTGGCATGGATCCGGCGTGACGACGAGCTTGACCTATCTCAGCGTCCAGGCCGCACATGAAGGCACTGCCGTCACCTGGTTCGAGCCCGTCACCGAAGGAGACCGACAGTGA
- a CDS encoding DUF4865 family protein, with translation MIAMQYSFMLPADYDMDIVDRRIRDKGPLLDNFPDLVFKAYLTARKGDAITGSRDNLYAPLYVWNGVEGLNDFLCGPGFAGVSAAFGRPQVNTWILWNTAIAADIRKARFATREISDIGPDAHLGTMRAAGSADALADIETGATLASVSAFDPHGWKRLRFRLWREMPKGPLPTDTLAYRLGHLSLPERA, from the coding sequence GTGATCGCCATGCAATACAGTTTCATGCTCCCCGCCGACTACGACATGGACATCGTCGACCGGAGAATCCGCGATAAAGGTCCGCTGCTGGACAACTTTCCAGACCTCGTCTTCAAGGCCTATCTCACAGCCCGCAAAGGCGACGCGATCACTGGGTCGAGAGACAATCTCTATGCGCCGCTCTATGTCTGGAACGGTGTCGAAGGACTGAACGATTTTCTCTGCGGCCCCGGCTTCGCGGGCGTCAGCGCCGCGTTTGGCCGGCCGCAGGTAAACACCTGGATCCTCTGGAATACCGCGATTGCAGCAGACATCCGCAAGGCTCGCTTCGCCACCCGGGAGATTTCCGATATCGGACCGGATGCCCATCTCGGCACGATGCGTGCGGCAGGCAGCGCGGATGCGCTAGCCGACATCGAAACGGGTGCAACACTCGCCTCGGTTTCGGCCTTCGATCCCCATGGCTGGAAACGCCTTCGCTTCCGGCTTTGGCGGGAGATGCCGAAGGGACCGTTGCCGACCGACACGCTCGCCTATCGCCTCGGCCATCTGTCGTTACCCGAGCGCGCCTGA
- a CDS encoding threonine ammonia-lyase: MVDIAMIEAARVRLSGKARRTPLLSSPFLDEIAGRRLFVKAECLQHTGSFKFRGGWSAISALSPDIRARGVIAFSSGNHAQGVALAARMHGIPSVIIMPSNAPKMKIDNTRAFGAEVVLYDRATEDRDEIGARLSRERGLTLIRPYDEPMVIAGQATTGLEIAEQALENDIGAAEVLVPCGGGGLTSGIALALEARAPAMKVRPCEPEGFDDATRSLASGRIERNSSLSGSICDAIITPQPGEITFPIMRRLCGTGLVVMDAEALAAMALAFTRLKLVVEPGGAVALAAALFHGNELAGDTVIAVTSGGNVDNDVFLKSLGH; encoded by the coding sequence TTGGTCGATATTGCAATGATCGAAGCCGCCCGGGTGCGCCTTTCCGGCAAGGCGCGGCGGACGCCGCTGCTGTCCTCGCCCTTTCTCGACGAAATCGCCGGGCGGCGCCTGTTTGTCAAGGCTGAGTGCCTGCAGCACACCGGCTCCTTCAAATTCCGTGGCGGATGGTCGGCGATCTCGGCGCTGTCACCCGACATTCGCGCGCGCGGCGTCATCGCCTTTTCTTCCGGCAACCATGCTCAAGGCGTGGCACTGGCAGCCCGCATGCATGGTATTCCCTCGGTCATCATCATGCCGTCGAATGCACCGAAGATGAAGATCGACAATACCCGCGCCTTCGGCGCAGAAGTGGTGCTCTACGACCGGGCCACTGAAGATCGCGACGAGATCGGCGCCCGGCTGTCGAGAGAACGCGGCCTAACGCTGATCCGGCCCTATGACGAACCGATGGTCATAGCCGGGCAGGCAACGACGGGGCTCGAGATCGCCGAGCAGGCGCTTGAAAACGATATCGGCGCGGCCGAAGTGCTGGTGCCATGCGGCGGCGGCGGTCTGACTTCGGGGATCGCACTGGCGCTTGAGGCCCGCGCGCCAGCCATGAAGGTGCGTCCCTGCGAGCCAGAGGGCTTCGACGACGCAACACGGTCGCTGGCGTCTGGCCGGATCGAACGCAACTCCTCGCTTTCGGGCTCGATCTGCGACGCCATCATCACGCCGCAGCCGGGCGAGATTACCTTCCCAATCATGCGGCGGCTCTGTGGCACCGGCCTCGTCGTGATGGACGCCGAAGCCCTTGCCGCCATGGCGCTGGCATTTACCCGACTGAAACTGGTGGTCGAACCCGGCGGCGCCGTCGCCTTGGCCGCCGCCCTCTTCCACGGCAACGAACTCGCCGGCGACACGGTGATTGCCGTCACTTCAGGCGGCAACGTCGACAACGACGTCTTCCTGAAATCCCTCGGCCACTAA